In Rhodamnia argentea isolate NSW1041297 chromosome 11, ASM2092103v1, whole genome shotgun sequence, one genomic interval encodes:
- the LOC115736480 gene encoding NAC domain-containing protein 37-like — translation MESMESCVPPGFRFHPTDEELVGYYLRKKVASQKIDLDVIRDIDLYRIEPWDLQERCRIGYEEQNEWYFFSHKDKKYPTGTRTNRATIAGFWKATGRDKAVYDKAKLIGMRKTLVFYRGRAPNGQKSDWIMHEYRLESDENGPPQEEGWVVCRAFKKRTTGMTKSALDGWDTSYFYDEQSGASSVIDPVECISRPVLGYMPNSSFVCKQEREVAENLKLFNPDDGYFLQLPQLESPSLPFVKRPMSSVSLMSEINNNDRNSNNNERLEEHNDDDSNRRVTDWRALDKFVASQLSQEERYEGDGITASFDQHDSSDMALMLLESARGCEATKPNSFLTSGAECDAGICLFEKL, via the exons ATGGAGTCGATGGAGTCGTGCGTGCCGCCAGGGTTTCGGTTCCATCCGACTGATGAGGAGCTTGTCGGCTACTACCTGAGGAAGAAGGTAGCCTCGCAGAAGATCGACCTCGACGTTATTAGAGACATCGATCTGTACAGAATCGAGCCATGGGATCTGCAAG AGAGATGCAGGATTGGGTATGAAGAGCAAAACGAGTGGTACTTCTTTAGCCATAAAGACAAGAAATACCCAACAGGAACGAGGACCAACAGAGCCACCATTGCTGGGTTTTGGAAAGCAACTGGGAGAGACAAGGCCGTTTACGATAAGGCCAAGTTGATCGGCATGAGGAAGACCCTGGTTTTCTACCGAGGAAGGGCTCCGAATGGTCAGAAGTCCGACTGGATCATGCATGAGTATCGGCTCGAATCCGATGAGAATGGACCTCCTCAG GAAGAAGGATGGGTGGTTTGTCGAGCGTTCAAGAAACGGACCACCGGGATGACCAAGAGTGCCCTCGACGGCTGGGACACAAGCTACTTCTACGACGAGCAAAGCGGTGCGAGCTCGGTCATTGACCCCGTCGAATGCATCTCGAGGCCGGTCCTCGGCTACATGCCCAACTCGAGCTTCGTGtgcaagcaagagagagaagtggcGGAGAACCTGAAGCTCTTCAATCCGGACGACGGCTACTTCCTACAGCTTCCTCAGCTAGAAAGCCCGTCCCTTCCCTTCGTGAAGAGGCCGATGAGCTCTGTCTCGCTAATGTCGGAGATCAACAACAACGACCGCAACAGTAACAATAATGAGCGCTTAGAGGAACACAACGACGATGATTCCAATAGGAGAGTGACCGATTGGAGGGCCCTTGACAAGTTCGTCGCTTCTCAGTTGAGTCAAGAGGAGAGGTACGAGGGTGACGGAATAACGGCGAGCTTCGACCAGCACGACAGCTCGGACATGGCTTTGATGTTGCTGGAGAGTGCTCGAGGATGCGAAGCGACCAAGCCGAACAGTTTCTTGACTTCCGGCGCCGAATGCGACGCGGGAATATGTTTATTTGAGAAACTATGA